One stretch of Chitinophaga pendula DNA includes these proteins:
- a CDS encoding acyl-CoA thioesterase, which yields MMTLTPKRAQDSLIQMTELVLPNDTNTFGNLMGGRLMYWMDIAAALACMKHCSAPVVTASVDNISFENPIKLGNVVHIEAKVSRAFNTSMEVHMKVWGEDPVQQYRYKSNEAFMTFVALDPNGNSRKVPGIITDTEEEKKLYEGALRRRQLRLILGGKMKPEDAEELKALFFEKI from the coding sequence ATGATGACTTTAACACCGAAGCGGGCACAAGACTCGCTGATTCAGATGACGGAGCTGGTACTGCCCAACGATACCAATACCTTTGGCAACCTTATGGGGGGCCGGTTGATGTACTGGATGGATATTGCAGCAGCCCTGGCCTGCATGAAACACTGCAGCGCCCCCGTAGTAACCGCCTCGGTAGATAACATCTCCTTCGAAAATCCTATCAAACTGGGTAATGTTGTACACATAGAAGCCAAGGTAAGCCGGGCTTTCAATACTTCTATGGAGGTGCATATGAAAGTATGGGGAGAAGATCCTGTACAACAATATCGCTATAAGTCCAATGAAGCATTTATGACTTTCGTGGCGTTGGACCCTAACGGTAATTCCCGTAAAGTTCCCGGTATCATCACCGACACAGAAGAAGAAAAAAAATTATATGAAGGTGCCCTGCGCAGACGGCAACTACGACTTATCCTTGGTGGCAAAATGAAACCGGAAGACGCGGAAGAACTAAAAGCCCTGTTCTTCGAAAAGATTTGA
- a CDS encoding glycosyltransferase has protein sequence MSRILFGSIPFWAHINPTIGIAVKLMERGNQVAYTCHRSMETAITQAGLPYLPHCQWNEALVFVHSHIATHPDTWAKLLKKQFGIGQGDIYLVSLEKAVKECLAIMDEWQPDSCVFDMMFFPGIMAAEIRKIPYATSCPTPMPLPSKDTLPVGFGFPANQKKTFIVKLAMFLVNAHIKKVLKKLNAIRAGFGLPPRQQYMNAASPYLYLCYTTSAFERDRSDLPAQVYYIGPSVSKKLIGTSEDFPWKWLAGETPVVFFTMGTVFLHKEVIRQAIAASKDAPWKMVVAISHHLSVDDFTDVPENVLIRNFVPQVALLEKVDLVVSVGGLGSVGQTLHAGVPMLVMPRAGDQFDVAQLAVETQSGRRLDPRQVTAGSIREAIKELLDNPVYKQNALRLATDFRKCDAPLTAARMIEQLAIKRKILLRPKSVGPTVYSKDIDRLLDIVA, from the coding sequence ATGTCTCGTATCCTTTTTGGCAGCATTCCTTTCTGGGCACATATCAACCCCACGATAGGAATTGCAGTCAAACTCATGGAAAGAGGAAACCAGGTAGCCTATACCTGCCACAGGTCCATGGAAACAGCTATTACCCAGGCAGGCCTTCCTTATCTGCCACATTGCCAGTGGAATGAAGCCTTGGTATTTGTCCACTCACATATCGCCACCCATCCCGACACCTGGGCCAAACTACTGAAAAAACAATTCGGGATCGGACAAGGCGATATCTACCTGGTATCATTGGAAAAAGCCGTGAAGGAATGTCTGGCCATTATGGATGAATGGCAGCCGGATAGTTGTGTATTTGATATGATGTTCTTTCCGGGTATTATGGCGGCCGAGATCCGGAAGATACCCTACGCCACCAGTTGCCCGACTCCCATGCCATTACCAAGTAAAGATACTTTACCCGTAGGTTTCGGCTTTCCGGCCAATCAAAAGAAGACTTTCATAGTCAAGCTGGCAATGTTTCTTGTCAACGCCCATATCAAAAAGGTCTTGAAAAAACTCAATGCTATTCGTGCCGGCTTTGGTCTGCCCCCGCGTCAACAATACATGAACGCCGCTTCTCCTTACCTGTATCTGTGCTATACTACCAGTGCCTTTGAACGTGACCGCTCTGATTTGCCCGCTCAGGTATATTACATAGGACCTTCTGTGAGTAAAAAACTGATAGGTACCAGCGAAGATTTCCCGTGGAAATGGCTGGCAGGAGAAACACCGGTTGTTTTCTTTACCATGGGTACTGTTTTCCTGCATAAAGAAGTGATCAGGCAGGCGATAGCTGCGAGTAAGGATGCTCCCTGGAAAATGGTCGTTGCTATCTCTCATCATTTATCGGTAGATGACTTTACCGATGTACCGGAAAATGTGCTGATCAGAAATTTTGTCCCCCAGGTAGCACTGCTGGAGAAAGTGGACCTAGTTGTATCTGTAGGTGGACTGGGGTCTGTAGGGCAAACGCTGCATGCAGGTGTTCCTATGTTGGTGATGCCCAGGGCCGGCGACCAGTTTGACGTAGCGCAGTTGGCCGTGGAAACGCAATCTGGGCGCCGCCTCGATCCGCGCCAGGTAACAGCAGGCAGCATACGGGAGGCGATAAAAGAACTGCTGGACAATCCGGTATATAAACAAAATGCCCTGCGGCTGGCTACCGACTTCCGTAAATGTGATGCCCCGTTGACTGCCGCCCGTATGATAGAACAATTAGCCATCAAACGTAAAATATTGCTGCGGCCAAAGTCCGTAGGCCCAACTGTATATAGTAAAGACATAGACCGGCTGTTGGATATCGTGGCTTAG
- the cobA gene encoding uroporphyrinogen-III C-methyltransferase, which produces MQHTQTLPKLTLVGAGPGDPDLITVKGLKAIQQARVILYDALSNNELLEHAPANCLKRFVGKRAGLHVYSQDEINRMIVKYALTYGSVVRLKGGDSFVFGRGQEEIAFAQQFNIQTEVIPGISSAISVPGINKIPVTARNISEGFWVITGTTQRGNLSRDLQYAIQAGTTVVILMGMGKLGEIASIYSEQGKGNIPAAIIQNGTLPSQKIGVGIVGELETMAEKEGLRNPAIIVIGEVVRFHEAFQAMQTRLAAELKIAV; this is translated from the coding sequence ATGCAGCATACACAAACATTACCCAAACTGACACTGGTAGGCGCAGGTCCCGGCGATCCGGACCTGATCACCGTGAAAGGGCTGAAAGCAATCCAGCAGGCCCGCGTGATCCTCTACGATGCATTATCCAACAATGAATTGCTGGAGCATGCACCCGCCAACTGTCTGAAACGTTTTGTGGGCAAACGCGCAGGGCTGCATGTATACTCCCAGGATGAGATTAACCGCATGATCGTAAAATACGCACTGACCTACGGCAGCGTAGTACGACTGAAAGGAGGCGACTCCTTTGTATTCGGACGCGGACAGGAAGAAATCGCTTTTGCACAGCAATTTAACATACAAACGGAAGTGATCCCGGGCATCAGCAGCGCTATATCCGTACCTGGTATTAATAAAATACCCGTTACCGCACGCAACATCAGCGAGGGGTTCTGGGTTATTACTGGTACTACCCAGCGGGGTAACCTGTCCCGCGACCTGCAATACGCTATCCAGGCAGGCACCACAGTGGTGATCCTTATGGGAATGGGTAAACTGGGGGAGATTGCATCGATCTATAGTGAGCAGGGAAAGGGCAATATTCCCGCTGCTATCATCCAAAACGGGACCCTGCCCAGTCAGAAGATCGGTGTGGGCATCGTCGGAGAGCTGGAAACAATGGCAGAAAAAGAAGGCCTGCGCAACCCCGCGATCATCGTGATAGGCGAGGTAGTAAGGTTCCACGAAGCCTTCCAGGCCATGCAAACCCGCCTGGCTGCAGAATTAAAGATCGCTGTTTAA
- a CDS encoding HD domain-containing protein → MEQVVHQQIIDQTVAFVKQELEGAEGGHDWWHIYRVWQSARHIAAGEAVDMLVVELGALLHDIADAKFHNGDEEIGPAKAGAFLQQLAVPVSVIDHVVLIIRHISFKGGNNERIFHSPELGVVQDADRLDAIGAIGIARAFNYGGFKQRALHDPAIPPNLQMTREEYKKNTAPTINHFYEKLLLLKDRMNTASGRAMAEERHQFMEQFLTRFYQEWEGQL, encoded by the coding sequence ATGGAACAGGTAGTACATCAGCAGATCATAGACCAGACAGTAGCATTTGTAAAGCAGGAACTGGAAGGTGCAGAAGGTGGTCATGACTGGTGGCATATTTATCGTGTGTGGCAGAGCGCCAGGCATATAGCAGCAGGAGAAGCGGTAGATATGCTGGTCGTAGAACTGGGAGCTTTGCTGCATGATATCGCCGACGCCAAGTTCCATAACGGCGACGAAGAGATCGGACCTGCCAAAGCGGGTGCTTTCCTGCAACAACTGGCAGTACCCGTGTCCGTAATTGACCACGTTGTGCTGATCATCCGCCATATTTCCTTTAAAGGTGGCAATAATGAGCGGATATTCCACTCCCCGGAACTGGGGGTGGTACAGGATGCCGACAGGTTGGACGCTATCGGTGCCATTGGCATTGCCCGCGCATTCAACTATGGTGGATTTAAACAACGGGCCTTACATGACCCTGCAATCCCTCCTAACTTGCAAATGACCAGGGAAGAATACAAAAAAAATACAGCCCCTACCATCAATCATTTTTATGAAAAGCTCCTCCTCCTCAAAGACAGGATGAATACGGCCAGCGGCCGGGCCATGGCCGAAGAGCGACACCAGTTCATGGAGCAGTTCCTGACCCGCTTTTACCAGGAGTGGGAAGGACAGCTGTAA
- a CDS encoding glycosyltransferase, which yields MSRILFGSVPFWAHINPTIAIAQQLKAFGHDVAYTCHPEMKDAFDKASIPYLDNFSWGDALVYVNKNMYANPKTWVKDCKREMKLDKMYKMFVHRLDEATEQYRKVLLEWKPDVCVFDMLFFPGVIAAESLNIPYVTSCPAAMPVLSKDTLPPGHGFPSYQKRPNLRMYLILKLINHYVKKVVACINHTRATYGLSPQTTYMDTPSPYLYLCYTTESFEHKRSDLLPQLYYIGPSISKELVGANNDFPWEWLEGDTPVVYFTMGTVFLSKKVIKQAIEASKGAPWKMVITITHHLSIDDFADVPENVLVKNFVPQVALLEKVDLVVSVGGMGTVGQTLHAGIPMLVIPRASDQFDVAQMAVETKSGLRLNPGQVSTNSLRKAIRELLSNPVYKQNALRLADDFRKCDAPLTAARMIEKLADNRKPLLRPNTVSPTVYSEDLGKLLDIVA from the coding sequence ATGTCGCGAATCTTATTTGGCTCGGTTCCATTCTGGGCGCATATTAACCCTACCATTGCCATTGCCCAGCAACTCAAAGCCTTCGGCCATGACGTAGCCTACACCTGCCACCCGGAAATGAAGGATGCATTTGATAAGGCAAGTATCCCCTACCTGGACAATTTCAGCTGGGGTGATGCCCTCGTATATGTTAACAAAAACATGTATGCCAATCCGAAAACCTGGGTCAAGGATTGTAAGCGCGAAATGAAACTCGACAAAATGTATAAAATGTTCGTGCACCGGCTGGACGAAGCTACCGAGCAATACCGTAAAGTGCTCCTGGAGTGGAAACCAGATGTATGCGTGTTCGATATGCTATTCTTCCCGGGAGTCATTGCAGCCGAGAGTCTCAATATCCCCTACGTTACCAGCTGCCCCGCTGCCATGCCGGTACTTAGTAAAGATACCCTGCCCCCGGGGCATGGATTCCCCTCCTATCAAAAACGGCCGAACCTGCGGATGTATCTCATTCTCAAACTGATCAACCACTATGTTAAAAAGGTAGTGGCTTGTATCAATCATACCCGTGCCACGTATGGATTGTCTCCGCAAACTACCTACATGGACACCCCCTCTCCCTATCTCTATCTCTGTTATACCACAGAATCTTTCGAACATAAACGCTCTGACCTGCTACCGCAGCTTTATTATATAGGCCCTTCCATTAGTAAAGAACTGGTAGGCGCTAACAATGACTTCCCCTGGGAATGGCTGGAAGGTGATACCCCTGTGGTATACTTTACCATGGGTACTGTATTCCTGAGCAAAAAAGTGATCAAACAAGCTATAGAAGCCAGCAAAGGTGCACCGTGGAAGATGGTGATCACTATCACGCACCACCTGTCGATAGATGATTTTGCTGATGTGCCAGAGAATGTGCTGGTCAAAAACTTTGTGCCACAGGTAGCCCTGCTGGAAAAAGTAGACCTGGTGGTATCTGTAGGGGGGATGGGCACTGTCGGTCAGACATTACACGCCGGTATCCCCATGCTGGTGATTCCCCGTGCGTCCGATCAGTTTGATGTAGCCCAGATGGCGGTAGAAACCAAATCTGGCCTGCGGCTCAATCCCGGCCAGGTATCTACCAACAGTCTCCGTAAAGCCATCCGGGAACTGCTCAGTAACCCCGTTTATAAACAAAATGCACTCCGGCTGGCCGATGATTTCCGCAAGTGTGATGCGCCATTGACCGCCGCCCGTATGATAGAAAAATTAGCTGATAATCGTAAACCCCTGCTGCGGCCCAACACAGTAAGTCCCACTGTATACAGTGAAGACCTGGGCAAACTATTGGATATAGTGGCCTAA
- a CDS encoding glycosyltransferase has product MSRILFGAIPFWAHINPTIGVALKLQERGHQVAYICHQSMEEAVTKAGIPYLPQCQWNEALVFVHSHIATHPHTWAKMLEETHGVKQGDIYLAQLEEAVRDCLAIIDEWQPDSCVFDMMFFPGIMAAEIRNIPYATSCPTPMPLPSKDTLPVGFGFPVNQKKTFIVRLAIFLVNSHIKKMLKKLNLIRSRFHLPPRMHYMNAASPYLYLCYTTNAFERTRSDLPPQVFYVGPSVSKAMVGADMEFPWEWLQGQRVVYFSLGTVFARPDVIRQVIMAAQGAPWKMVVSIGKNLRTDQFTDLPPNVLLRNYVPQVALLDKVQLVVSSGGLGTISQTLMFGLPILVLPQAADDFDVAQIAVEAQFGLRIDPKQVSPEKVRHAIDELLHNPNYAYHAERVAADFRKCDAPLTAALLVEKMTLQRKPLLRPAFIGPTVYKKDIETVLESVQ; this is encoded by the coding sequence ATGTCTCGTATTCTTTTTGGTGCCATTCCCTTCTGGGCACACATCAATCCTACCATCGGAGTTGCGCTCAAACTCCAGGAAAGAGGACACCAGGTAGCCTACATCTGCCACCAATCTATGGAAGAAGCAGTTACCAAAGCAGGTATACCATACCTGCCGCAATGCCAGTGGAATGAAGCGCTGGTATTTGTCCATTCTCATATTGCCACTCACCCGCATACCTGGGCCAAAATGCTGGAGGAAACGCATGGGGTCAAACAAGGCGATATCTACCTGGCACAGCTGGAAGAAGCAGTCAGGGATTGCCTGGCTATCATAGATGAATGGCAGCCGGACAGTTGCGTGTTCGACATGATGTTTTTCCCGGGTATCATGGCTGCAGAGATCCGGAACATCCCATATGCCACCAGTTGCCCGACTCCCATGCCACTACCCAGTAAAGACACCTTACCGGTAGGCTTCGGATTTCCTGTCAATCAGAAAAAGACCTTCATCGTCCGGCTGGCTATATTCCTGGTGAACAGCCATATAAAAAAAATGCTGAAGAAGCTCAACCTGATCCGTAGCCGGTTTCATCTCCCTCCCCGTATGCATTACATGAATGCTGCCTCCCCTTACCTGTACTTATGTTATACCACCAACGCTTTCGAACGTACCCGCTCTGATCTGCCCCCACAGGTATTTTACGTCGGCCCTTCCGTGAGTAAGGCTATGGTAGGTGCCGACATGGAATTCCCCTGGGAATGGCTGCAGGGTCAGCGTGTCGTTTATTTCTCACTGGGCACCGTATTTGCCCGCCCCGATGTGATCCGGCAGGTGATCATGGCCGCTCAGGGTGCCCCCTGGAAAATGGTGGTCAGCATAGGAAAAAACCTACGGACGGACCAATTTACAGACCTGCCGCCTAACGTGCTGTTACGCAACTATGTCCCGCAGGTCGCCCTGCTCGACAAAGTACAGCTGGTTGTATCCAGCGGAGGACTGGGGACCATCAGTCAGACCCTGATGTTTGGACTACCGATACTTGTGCTGCCCCAGGCGGCAGATGATTTTGATGTGGCCCAGATCGCGGTAGAAGCCCAATTCGGTTTACGCATCGATCCCAAGCAGGTATCGCCCGAAAAAGTACGCCATGCCATAGACGAACTCCTACACAATCCTAACTATGCCTACCATGCCGAACGCGTCGCTGCTGACTTCCGGAAATGCGATGCCCCACTTACAGCAGCCCTGCTGGTAGAAAAAATGACCCTACAACGAAAACCACTGCTAAGGCCGGCTTTTATAGGGCCGACCGTGTATAAAAAGGATATTGAAACGGTATTGGAATCTGTGCAGTAA
- a CDS encoding DUF488 domain-containing protein produces MIQIKRLTEDYSPADGYRILVERWWPAGITEENAHIDEWIRDIAPSEGLLKWFGHDIERFLSFSKYYTAELLEQQVLLQRIRKKATRKKITLVYLGVDEVYNHAVVLLKILR; encoded by the coding sequence ATGATACAGATCAAACGCCTCACCGAAGACTATAGCCCGGCAGATGGATATCGTATACTGGTGGAACGTTGGTGGCCTGCAGGCATTACGGAAGAAAACGCCCACATAGACGAGTGGATCCGCGACATCGCACCCAGCGAAGGGTTATTGAAGTGGTTCGGACACGACATAGAGCGGTTTCTTTCCTTTAGTAAATACTATACAGCAGAACTACTGGAACAGCAGGTATTACTGCAGCGTATCCGGAAAAAAGCAACCAGAAAAAAGATCACGCTTGTTTACCTCGGCGTAGACGAGGTGTACAATCATGCGGTGGTGTTACTGAAAATACTCCGTTAG
- a CDS encoding CTP synthase, translating into MAKYIFVTGGVTSSLGKGIIAASLAKLLQARGLRVTIQKFDPYINVDPGTLNPYEHGECYVTEDGAETDLDLGHYERFLNRPTSQANNVTTGRIYQTVINKEREGAYLGKTVQVIPHITDEIKRRILLLGKDGKYDVVITELGGTVGDIESLPYIEAVRQLQWELGEEECLVVHLTLIPYLRAAKELKTKPTQHSVRLLSENGVHPDIIVCRTEEPMYRDLKKKIALFCNVQVDAVIEANDVSTIYEVPLEMMREKLDVTCMKKLNLPIEKEPELGKWREFLDKLKYPKTKVTIGLIGKYVELQDAYKSILESFVHAGAVNECKVIVQNIHSEHLTPENVCEKLKNLDGLLVAPGFGHRGIEGKITAIQYARENQLPFFGICLGMQMSVVEYARNVLGWKDAHSTEMNPETAHAVIGLMEEQKKITAKGGTMRLGAYACDLQAGSKAAEIYGSTTISERHRHRYEFNNEYLSDFEAAGLVASGKNPESGLVEVVELSNHPFFVGCQFHPELKSTVESPAPLFVSFIAAAKQNAEQKNGKVPSEEKAVHHD; encoded by the coding sequence ATGGCAAAATATATCTTCGTTACGGGAGGTGTTACTTCCTCATTGGGTAAAGGAATAATCGCCGCCTCCCTGGCAAAACTATTGCAGGCGCGCGGCTTAAGGGTGACTATTCAGAAATTTGATCCATATATCAACGTGGATCCGGGAACATTGAACCCATACGAGCACGGGGAATGTTATGTAACCGAAGATGGCGCTGAAACAGATCTGGACTTGGGACACTATGAACGTTTTCTCAACCGGCCCACGTCACAGGCGAACAACGTGACCACCGGCCGTATCTATCAGACCGTTATTAACAAAGAAAGGGAAGGGGCTTATCTCGGTAAAACCGTACAGGTGATCCCGCATATTACAGACGAGATCAAACGCAGAATATTACTGTTGGGTAAAGATGGGAAATATGATGTGGTGATCACGGAGCTGGGTGGCACCGTGGGGGATATTGAATCACTGCCTTATATAGAGGCAGTTCGCCAGTTGCAATGGGAGCTGGGAGAAGAGGAGTGCCTGGTAGTACACCTGACGTTGATCCCTTATCTGCGCGCAGCGAAAGAACTGAAAACTAAACCTACCCAGCACTCTGTAAGATTGCTGAGTGAGAATGGCGTACATCCGGATATCATCGTGTGCCGTACCGAGGAGCCGATGTACCGTGATCTGAAGAAAAAGATCGCACTGTTCTGTAATGTACAGGTAGACGCTGTTATTGAAGCTAATGACGTAAGTACCATCTATGAAGTACCGCTGGAAATGATGCGCGAAAAACTGGATGTGACCTGTATGAAAAAACTGAACCTGCCGATCGAGAAAGAACCAGAGCTGGGGAAATGGCGGGAATTCCTGGACAAGTTGAAATATCCCAAGACCAAAGTTACTATTGGTCTGATCGGTAAATATGTAGAATTACAGGATGCTTATAAATCCATCCTGGAATCTTTTGTACACGCCGGCGCGGTAAACGAGTGCAAGGTGATCGTGCAAAATATCCACTCTGAGCACCTGACACCTGAAAATGTATGTGAGAAACTTAAAAACCTCGATGGCTTGCTGGTAGCGCCTGGTTTCGGACATCGCGGTATAGAAGGAAAGATCACGGCTATCCAGTATGCGCGGGAGAACCAGCTGCCGTTCTTCGGTATCTGCCTGGGCATGCAGATGAGTGTGGTAGAATATGCCCGTAATGTGCTGGGTTGGAAGGATGCACACTCTACAGAGATGAACCCTGAAACTGCGCATGCGGTTATAGGCCTGATGGAAGAACAGAAAAAGATCACTGCCAAAGGTGGTACCATGCGTCTGGGTGCTTACGCCTGTGACCTGCAGGCTGGCTCCAAGGCGGCAGAAATCTATGGTAGCACAACGATCAGTGAACGTCACCGTCACCGTTATGAGTTCAACAACGAGTACCTCAGTGACTTTGAAGCGGCCGGTCTGGTAGCTTCCGGTAAAAACCCGGAAAGTGGCCTGGTAGAAGTGGTGGAGTTATCTAACCATCCTTTCTTTGTAGGTTGTCAGTTCCACCCCGAACTGAAAAGTACAGTAGAAAGTCCTGCTCCTTTATTTGTTTCTTTCATTGCTGCTGCCAAGCAGAATGCAGAACAGAAGAACGGTAAAGTGCCTTCTGAAGAGAAAGCAGTACATCACGACTAA
- a CDS encoding HEPN domain-containing protein: MQSFRTELENPIVERDIIELEKKIRLFREGKIPDEKFRSLRLARGVYGQRQQGVQMVRIKLPYGKMTLEQWHRIAAVSDEYATGNLHLTTRQDVQIHFVSLDKTPELWSKLDLDDITIREACGNTVRNITASDKAGIDPEEPFDVSPYADAAFRYFLRNPICQDMGRKIKMAFSSSEKDTAWAFMHDFGMIPKIRIVDGKEIRGFKVLVGGGLGAQPFLAKTAFEFLEADKLIPYIENVLRVFDRHGERASRHKARMKFLIQKIGMEEFERLVQEEYVAIREKTVPIDATAWPAAEIPEAATVNLPAYEIKNERLYEAWRKTNVFEQKQKGYFGAYIKIPLGDIGSETSRQLIAGLRPVVANDVRVTANQGLLLKYILPEHLPYVFSVLEAAGVASPGFDSVADITACPGTDTCNLAISSSTGIADALEEVIFTEFEDLIYNKDIKIKISGCMNSCGQHGIANIGFHGSSLKSAGKVLPALQVLLGGGILGDGAGRVADKVIKVPSRRGPDTLRTLLKDYEANAQTDELFNNYYDRQGEKYFYELLKPLTDLASLQDQDFVDWGKDDKFATAIGVGECAGVVIDLVATLLFEAEEKLQWGNETLAAGKYADTIYHGYATFIQSAKALLLGEGVSCNTQHGIINDFDKHFVDTGKFPVEGGFKTLVLEINQHEPSAAFANEYFGKAAAFYQQAQQYRESLKSEAVTAGA; the protein is encoded by the coding sequence ATGCAAAGTTTCAGGACAGAACTGGAGAATCCCATTGTAGAGAGAGATATTATAGAGCTGGAGAAAAAGATTCGCCTGTTCAGAGAAGGAAAAATACCGGATGAAAAATTCCGGAGCCTGCGCCTGGCGCGGGGCGTTTATGGACAACGACAGCAGGGGGTACAAATGGTCCGGATCAAATTGCCCTACGGCAAAATGACCCTCGAACAATGGCACCGTATCGCCGCCGTGTCCGATGAATATGCTACCGGCAACCTGCACCTGACCACCCGTCAGGATGTACAGATCCACTTTGTAAGCCTGGACAAGACGCCGGAGCTATGGTCCAAACTGGACCTGGATGATATCACGATCCGCGAAGCCTGCGGTAATACCGTTCGTAATATTACCGCGTCTGACAAAGCAGGTATCGATCCGGAAGAACCGTTTGATGTATCTCCGTATGCAGATGCCGCCTTCCGCTATTTTCTGCGTAATCCCATCTGCCAGGATATGGGTCGCAAGATCAAAATGGCCTTTTCCTCTTCCGAAAAAGATACGGCTTGGGCATTTATGCACGACTTCGGTATGATCCCCAAAATCAGGATCGTAGATGGAAAAGAAATAAGAGGATTTAAAGTACTGGTAGGTGGCGGCCTGGGCGCCCAGCCTTTCCTGGCTAAAACAGCCTTTGAATTCCTGGAAGCAGATAAACTCATCCCCTATATAGAGAATGTACTGCGGGTATTCGACCGCCATGGAGAACGCGCCAGCCGCCATAAAGCCCGTATGAAATTCCTCATTCAGAAGATCGGTATGGAGGAGTTTGAACGCCTGGTACAGGAAGAATATGTCGCGATCAGAGAAAAAACAGTACCGATCGACGCCACTGCCTGGCCTGCGGCTGAGATACCCGAAGCGGCGACCGTTAACCTGCCTGCTTACGAGATCAAAAATGAAAGATTATACGAAGCCTGGAGGAAAACCAACGTGTTCGAACAGAAACAAAAGGGATACTTCGGTGCTTATATTAAGATACCATTAGGAGATATTGGTTCAGAGACCTCCCGTCAACTGATCGCCGGCCTCCGCCCAGTAGTCGCCAACGACGTCCGGGTTACGGCCAATCAGGGGCTGCTCCTTAAATACATCTTACCTGAACACCTGCCTTACGTGTTCAGCGTACTGGAAGCAGCAGGCGTGGCTTCTCCTGGCTTCGACAGCGTAGCCGATATCACCGCATGCCCTGGTACAGATACCTGTAACCTGGCTATCTCCAGCAGCACCGGCATTGCCGACGCCCTGGAAGAAGTGATCTTCACCGAATTCGAAGACCTGATCTATAATAAAGATATCAAGATCAAGATCAGCGGTTGTATGAATTCCTGCGGTCAGCATGGTATCGCGAATATCGGTTTTCATGGCAGCTCCCTCAAAAGTGCTGGTAAAGTGCTGCCTGCCCTGCAGGTACTGCTTGGCGGTGGTATACTGGGAGATGGTGCCGGCCGTGTGGCCGATAAAGTAATCAAAGTGCCCAGCAGACGTGGCCCGGATACCTTGCGGACCCTTCTGAAGGATTATGAAGCCAATGCACAGACCGATGAGTTGTTCAACAACTACTACGATCGCCAGGGCGAAAAATATTTCTACGAACTGCTGAAGCCACTCACAGATCTCGCCAGCCTGCAAGACCAGGATTTTGTAGATTGGGGTAAAGACGACAAGTTCGCAACCGCTATCGGTGTAGGAGAGTGTGCCGGTGTGGTGATTGACCTGGTGGCCACCCTGCTGTTTGAAGCCGAAGAAAAACTGCAATGGGGCAATGAAACCCTGGCAGCTGGTAAGTATGCCGATACGATCTATCACGGATATGCCACTTTTATTCAATCCGCCAAAGCATTACTGCTGGGCGAAGGTGTAAGCTGTAACACACAGCATGGTATTATCAACGATTTCGATAAGCATTTTGTAGACACCGGCAAGTTCCCGGTAGAAGGCGGGTTTAAAACCCTGGTACTGGAGATCAACCAGCACGAACCTTCAGCCGCTTTTGCAAACGAATACTTTGGCAAAGCAGCAGCCTTTTATCAACAGGCACAGCAGTACCGGGAGTCGCTAAAAAGTGAAGCCGTTACCGCCGGAGCTTAG
- a CDS encoding precorrin-2 dehydrogenase/sirohydrochlorin ferrochelatase family protein — translation MEENHLFPVFFKLHRLQVLVVGGGNVGLEKVNAILQNCPEANLTIVATWFLPELEELAALYPSVELVKKEFSCGDLFGKQLAIAATADKELNAIIWEKAKCSKVLINVADTPELCDFYLGSVVQKGNLKIAISTNGKSPTIAKRLKQVLQETIPDTIDEILGKMHLIRDRLKGDFNHKVRELNKITEVLVHKNGTLQNNDI, via the coding sequence ATGGAAGAAAATCATCTTTTCCCGGTATTTTTCAAATTGCATCGCTTACAAGTGCTCGTAGTAGGCGGAGGGAACGTAGGCCTGGAAAAGGTCAACGCCATCCTCCAGAATTGCCCGGAAGCCAACCTGACGATAGTAGCTACCTGGTTCCTCCCCGAACTGGAAGAACTGGCCGCACTGTATCCCAGCGTAGAACTGGTAAAAAAGGAGTTCTCCTGCGGAGATCTCTTTGGTAAACAGTTGGCGATCGCTGCCACAGCCGACAAAGAACTGAATGCAATCATCTGGGAAAAGGCGAAATGTAGTAAAGTGCTGATCAATGTGGCAGATACTCCCGAACTGTGTGATTTCTACCTGGGCTCCGTCGTGCAAAAAGGTAACCTGAAGATCGCAATCTCCACCAACGGAAAATCACCTACCATTGCCAAACGGCTGAAGCAGGTGCTGCAGGAAACTATTCCTGATACAATTGATGAAATATTGGGGAAAATGCACCTCATCCGCGACAGGTTGAAAGGAGACTTCAACCACAAAGTACGAGAGCTCAATAAGATCACAGAAGTACTTGTGCATAAGAATGGAACATTGCAAAATAACGATATATAA